Proteins from a single region of Candidatus Woesearchaeota archaeon:
- a CDS encoding phosphomannomutase/phosphoglucomutase: protein MILKPSIFKAYDIRGEWNKEWDSEGVYHLAHAFATHFKPKNVAIGYDMRFSSPEIFKQLTNAFRERGINVIDLGLCATELVYYVSSYVPNVDLALMITASHNEGKDNGIKVVLPNAVCVGLNSGLDRVRDIAASQPIISNEIKHGSLTKYDAWEGYKRHVFSLASKTSFSKRYNLVIDAGNGVGSVLVDNTISSLNLNIIHQCWTLDGSFPNHLADPSQEKNTLDCQQRVKEQKADLGVCLDGDSDRVFFIDEKGRYIPGYYLAALLTNHMLKQSPNPHQEHIVHDPRYYKATRKVIAAHRATAHKVKVGHTLIKDAMRRVESLFSAECSGHIFYKQNNYAESTMLTILHVLKIIEEYGTLSKAVDPFFTQYFISGEINFIVQNQPEILKALETKYHDATIDYTDGVDIAYQDWRCSVRGSNTQPLLRLNIEATQKDLVDAKLAELKNLIGGTLADH from the coding sequence ATGATCCTCAAACCATCAATCTTTAAAGCCTACGATATTCGTGGTGAATGGAATAAAGAGTGGGATAGTGAAGGAGTATATCATCTTGCTCACGCCTTCGCCACACACTTCAAACCGAAAAATGTTGCTATCGGTTACGACATGCGTTTCTCCAGTCCAGAAATATTCAAGCAATTAACCAACGCATTTCGTGAACGTGGAATCAATGTAATTGATCTAGGACTCTGCGCAACAGAGTTAGTCTACTATGTGAGTTCATATGTGCCTAATGTTGATCTCGCATTAATGATCACAGCATCACATAATGAAGGAAAAGATAATGGCATCAAAGTTGTTCTTCCCAACGCTGTATGTGTCGGTTTAAACAGCGGTCTTGATCGAGTACGTGATATTGCAGCATCGCAACCAATTATCTCTAATGAAATTAAGCACGGCTCACTCACGAAATATGATGCATGGGAAGGCTATAAACGCCATGTTTTTTCTCTTGCTTCTAAAACCTCTTTCTCAAAAAGGTATAACCTTGTTATTGACGCAGGCAATGGAGTAGGATCAGTTTTAGTAGACAACACAATTTCCTCTTTAAATCTAAACATCATTCACCAATGTTGGACATTAGATGGAAGTTTTCCCAATCATCTCGCAGACCCCTCTCAAGAAAAAAACACGTTAGATTGTCAGCAAAGAGTTAAGGAACAAAAAGCAGATTTGGGAGTCTGTCTTGATGGAGATAGCGACCGAGTCTTTTTTATCGATGAAAAAGGACGCTACATCCCAGGATATTATCTTGCCGCGCTGCTCACAAACCACATGCTTAAACAATCACCAAACCCACATCAAGAACACATTGTCCATGATCCACGTTATTATAAAGCAACCAGAAAAGTTATTGCAGCACATCGCGCCACAGCCCATAAAGTAAAAGTGGGACATACTTTAATCAAAGATGCCATGCGCCGTGTTGAATCACTCTTTAGCGCCGAATGCAGCGGACATATTTTCTACAAACAAAACAACTACGCCGAAAGTACCATGCTCACAATCCTTCATGTTCTCAAAATAATTGAAGAATATGGAACACTAAGCAAAGCCGTCGATCCCTTCTTTACACAATATTTCATTAGTGGAGAAATTAATTTTATCGTTCAAAATCAACCAGAAATACTCAAAGCATTAGAGACAAAGTACCATGACGCGACTATTGATTACACTGATGGAGTTGATATTGCCTATCAAGATTGGCGTTGCAGTGTACGAGGCTCAAACACCCAGCCATTATTACGTCTTAATATCGAGGCAACACAGAAAGATTTAGTTGATGCAAAATTAGCAGAACTCAAAAATCTCATTGGAGGTACACTCGCAGATCATTAA
- a CDS encoding DedA family protein: MGTLSTFLDIALHIDKYLGAIISQYGGWTYGLLFLIIFAETGFVFTPFLPGDSLLFAVGAFAAQDYLNIFWIFLLLALAAILGDSVNYWMGRHIGEKLLAKSRFIKPGYMERTKLFYEKHGKKTIILARFIPVVRTFAPFVAGIGKMEYLTFILYNILGGIIWVGLFVWGGYFFGNIPIVQEHFGAFIIGIILLSFIPLIVEVVKHYKNKKKE; this comes from the coding sequence ATGGGTACTCTTAGCACGTTTCTTGATATTGCTTTACATATTGACAAATATCTTGGCGCGATTATTTCCCAGTATGGTGGCTGGACGTATGGGTTGCTCTTTTTAATTATCTTTGCTGAGACGGGATTTGTTTTTACTCCATTTTTACCGGGTGATTCGTTATTGTTTGCTGTTGGTGCGTTTGCAGCACAAGACTATTTGAACATCTTTTGGATCTTCTTGTTACTTGCTTTGGCAGCTATCCTAGGTGATAGTGTGAATTATTGGATGGGTCGGCACATTGGTGAAAAGCTGTTGGCTAAGAGTAGGTTCATTAAACCAGGATATATGGAGAGAACAAAGTTATTTTATGAAAAGCATGGTAAGAAAACGATTATCCTTGCTCGGTTTATTCCAGTCGTACGTACATTTGCACCATTCGTGGCGGGTATTGGAAAGATGGAATATTTAACATTTATTTTGTATAATATCCTTGGGGGAATTATTTGGGTAGGGTTATTTGTGTGGGGTGGTTATTTCTTTGGTAATATTCCAATTGTTCAAGAACACTTCGGGGCATTCATTATTGGGATCATTCTGTTGTCGTTTATACCCCTAATTGTGGAAGTGGTAAAACATTATAAGAATAAAAAGAAGGAATAG
- a CDS encoding bifunctional phosphoglucose/phosphomannose isomerase, which yields MMINQKYYNDIKQFHEQFKIGIQLATHVKLAGNFNRIVLCGMGGSSFYAELLNDYLNSDPTNKVKIEPWRSYGLPAGVDNNTLFIVCSHSGNTEETLSALNLIKQHHYPHLILTSGGKLREHAQKHNTPYIIFPTGTQPRLSTGYFIGALIKVLENCNIISNKEQELLTIANELNTHLDEAAAQHLAKELIDLVPIIYTTENNTSLGRVAKIKFNENSKIQSFHNYFPELNHNEMVGFTKLLMKPYFIIFKSKFTNSRNYQRMDIFLKLMKEKNLTGKIIPMQGNSTFAEIINAYYFIDYVTYYLAQEYGINPEPVEMVEDFKKMLEM from the coding sequence ATGATGATCAACCAAAAATATTACAACGATATAAAGCAGTTCCATGAACAATTTAAGATAGGTATACAGTTAGCAACTCACGTCAAACTTGCTGGCAACTTTAACCGCATCGTTTTGTGTGGTATGGGTGGCAGCTCATTCTATGCAGAATTACTTAACGACTACCTCAACAGTGATCCAACCAATAAAGTAAAAATCGAACCATGGCGTTCATATGGACTCCCCGCCGGCGTTGATAACAACACATTATTCATAGTGTGTTCTCATTCCGGAAATACAGAAGAAACACTCTCTGCACTTAATCTCATCAAGCAACATCACTATCCCCATCTCATTCTCACATCCGGAGGAAAACTCAGAGAACACGCACAAAAACACAACACCCCCTATATTATTTTTCCAACCGGAACACAACCACGCCTCTCAACGGGATATTTTATTGGCGCACTGATCAAAGTACTCGAAAATTGCAACATCATTTCCAACAAAGAACAGGAACTTCTCACTATCGCCAACGAACTTAACACTCATCTTGATGAAGCTGCCGCACAACACCTCGCAAAAGAATTAATTGACCTTGTTCCCATCATCTACACAACAGAGAATAATACCTCTCTGGGTAGAGTTGCCAAAATAAAATTTAATGAAAATTCAAAAATCCAATCCTTTCACAACTATTTCCCCGAACTCAACCACAACGAAATGGTCGGTTTTACCAAATTACTCATGAAACCATACTTCATCATCTTCAAATCAAAATTCACCAATTCCCGTAATTATCAACGTATGGACATCTTCCTGAAATTAATGAAAGAAAAAAATCTCACTGGAAAAATCATCCCCATGCAAGGCAACAGCACCTTCGCTGAAATCATCAACGCCTACTACTTCATCGACTACGTCACATATTATCTCGCCCAAGAATATGGGATTAATCCAGAACCGGTGGAAATGGTTGAAGACTTCAAGAAAATGTTAGAGATGTAA
- a CDS encoding DUF4870 domain-containing protein, translating to MAHEHRTPIAALSYVLIGIIWYFVDEEAKKDQFVRFHVHQGVVFLIAAVVWGILLQIVLGVLGLVFGWIFGIGALILLLVGLLSYVPLIFLIIGIINVLNGKERELPLIGHWARRFRF from the coding sequence ATGGCACATGAACACCGTACTCCTATTGCTGCATTATCATATGTTTTGATTGGAATTATTTGGTATTTTGTCGATGAAGAGGCCAAGAAGGACCAATTTGTGCGATTCCATGTGCATCAAGGTGTTGTGTTTTTGATTGCTGCGGTTGTCTGGGGTATTCTCTTGCAAATTGTGCTAGGCGTATTAGGTCTTGTTTTTGGTTGGATTTTTGGGATTGGCGCATTAATTTTGCTTCTCGTTGGTTTGCTGAGCTATGTTCCTCTCATTTTCTTGATTATTGGTATTATTAACGTCTTGAACGGCAAAGAAAGAGAGCTGCCATTGATCGGGCATTGGGCAAGAAGATTTAGGTTCTAG
- a CDS encoding type II methionyl aminopeptidase, whose amino-acid sequence MDDQTIQKILKAGKVAAQVRREGALKLQKPGTSYLEVMDYCEKRIEELGAGIAWAQMAVNDTAAHFCPLEDDTSVSQEGQLIKVDIGTHVDGYIADNAMTIEVGKSKEHTDLIKAAQNALRSAVKLVEPGRTLGELGEAQMSEAQALGFTTVRNLCGHTLNQYQVHGGVSIPSFNNKEKTVLQEGWQIAIEPFVTPGDGLIKEKGQATIFMMKKNAAARSPNARKIIDDMKDRNSLPFTTRWISRKYGKGAAAFGIRDLLQTKTITAYPPLAEISGGMVSQFEHSMIVGKKTTVYTRHEEDEW is encoded by the coding sequence ATGGACGATCAAACCATCCAAAAGATACTCAAAGCCGGCAAAGTTGCTGCCCAAGTCCGCAGAGAAGGTGCACTCAAACTCCAAAAACCAGGCACTTCCTACCTAGAAGTCATGGATTACTGTGAAAAACGTATTGAAGAATTAGGCGCCGGAATCGCTTGGGCGCAAATGGCAGTCAACGACACTGCAGCTCATTTCTGCCCTCTTGAAGATGATACATCTGTTTCACAAGAAGGCCAACTCATTAAAGTAGATATCGGCACGCACGTTGATGGCTACATTGCTGACAACGCCATGACAATTGAAGTAGGTAAAAGCAAAGAACATACAGATCTCATTAAAGCAGCGCAAAATGCTCTCAGATCAGCCGTCAAACTCGTAGAACCAGGAAGAACATTAGGTGAGCTTGGTGAAGCGCAAATGTCTGAAGCGCAAGCATTGGGTTTCACTACCGTACGCAATTTGTGTGGCCATACTTTGAATCAATATCAAGTTCATGGTGGTGTTTCTATTCCCAGTTTTAATAACAAAGAAAAAACAGTATTACAAGAAGGGTGGCAAATTGCCATTGAACCATTCGTCACCCCAGGTGATGGCTTAATCAAAGAAAAAGGTCAAGCGACAATTTTCATGATGAAAAAAAATGCCGCTGCTCGTTCTCCCAATGCCCGAAAAATTATTGACGACATGAAAGATCGCAACAGTTTACCATTCACCACACGCTGGATCAGTCGTAAATATGGCAAAGGTGCAGCCGCTTTTGGTATTCGTGATTTATTGCAAACAAAAACCATCACTGCCTATCCCCCTTTAGCGGAAATTTCGGGAGGCATGGTCAGCCAGTTTGAACATTCCATGATTGTTGGCAAGAAAACGACCGTGTATACTCGACACGAAGAAGATGAATGGTAA
- a CDS encoding inositol-phosphate phosphatase translates to MDFETKCLHVALDAAKKAEKVVLQYYEHPTLAIETKHDNTPVTIADRESERIIKETIHAAFPDHGFLGEEEGEHNQEAQYTWIIDPIDGTKNFTRGIPIFGILIALMKDEEIILGVSLAPALHECLYAQKGKGAFLNGKKVQVSTIANLTSATLCHGGAKHFLNTGILENLNNIIAHTNRDRAFGDIYNYHLLAQGKVDIVVEPEFKIWDVAPFVCIIQEAGGKVTDIKGNPITRKTTSAIATNAVLQNEVQKFFQ, encoded by the coding sequence ATGGACTTCGAAACAAAATGCCTTCACGTAGCATTGGATGCTGCAAAAAAAGCAGAAAAAGTAGTTTTACAATATTATGAACACCCTACTCTTGCAATTGAAACAAAGCATGATAACACGCCAGTCACCATCGCCGATCGCGAGTCGGAAAGAATCATTAAAGAAACAATACACGCCGCATTTCCCGATCATGGCTTTCTTGGCGAAGAAGAGGGAGAGCATAATCAAGAAGCACAATACACTTGGATCATCGATCCCATTGATGGAACGAAGAATTTCACTCGAGGGATTCCCATCTTTGGGATTCTTATAGCTCTCATGAAAGACGAAGAGATCATTCTAGGCGTCTCACTTGCTCCTGCATTACATGAATGTCTCTATGCGCAAAAAGGCAAAGGTGCATTTCTCAATGGTAAAAAAGTGCAGGTAAGTACTATTGCAAATCTAACCAGTGCCACGTTATGTCATGGAGGAGCAAAACATTTTCTCAATACTGGCATTCTTGAAAATCTTAATAACATTATTGCGCACACCAATCGAGATCGTGCTTTTGGAGATATATACAATTATCATCTCCTTGCGCAAGGAAAAGTCGATATCGTTGTTGAACCAGAATTCAAGATTTGGGACGTGGCTCCATTCGTGTGCATTATTCAAGAAGCAGGAGGAAAAGTAACAGATATTAAAGGGAATCCTATCACCAGAAAGACAACCTCTGCAATTGCAACCAACGCAGTATTACAAAACGAAGTTCAAAAATTTTTCCAATAA
- the hisS gene encoding histidine--tRNA ligase, whose product MDMQLAKGVRDVAPAEKIVKNKVLESMQRIFELYGFMPLETPIMERFETLAAKGGAEEGSDCLKETFQLTDQGSRKLGLRFELTTSLARYVAMDPTLKLPFKRYEMGPVFRDGPIKLGRYREFWQCDIDTIGSSSMLADAEIVAMVKAFFDVWGLDIVLKINNRKLLNGILEQAGIKDVKEALISIDKLDKIGVKGVSDELIGRGYTKKQVEGLFIFLKPGLTLDEIAPLITSAEGKQGLAELQEVFGYLDDLKIDCYQLDISLARGQAYYTGTLFEPYLVDPKEGEPKCSLAGGGRYDNMIGKFAGGGRIIPAVGISFGIEPIMDVLRSRGKVGNITLTKVYVVPINTAQASFGIVQELRNAGVAADIALGKKGVSKHFEYANALGIPYVVIVGEDELKQKKVMLRNMTDGTEQLLALKDVVKKLK is encoded by the coding sequence ATGGATATGCAACTTGCTAAAGGCGTGCGCGATGTGGCGCCGGCTGAAAAAATTGTGAAAAATAAAGTACTCGAATCTATGCAGCGAATCTTTGAACTCTATGGTTTTATGCCACTTGAGACGCCAATAATGGAACGGTTTGAAACATTAGCGGCGAAAGGGGGAGCAGAAGAAGGAAGCGATTGTTTGAAGGAGACGTTTCAACTTACGGATCAGGGGAGTCGGAAATTAGGATTACGATTTGAATTGACAACTTCATTAGCACGGTATGTGGCGATGGACCCAACATTAAAATTGCCATTTAAGCGATATGAAATGGGTCCAGTATTTCGTGATGGACCAATCAAATTAGGTCGCTATCGGGAATTTTGGCAATGTGATATTGATACGATAGGTTCAAGTTCAATGCTTGCCGATGCCGAGATTGTGGCAATGGTCAAAGCGTTCTTTGATGTATGGGGGCTGGATATTGTTCTTAAAATCAACAATCGTAAACTGCTTAATGGGATATTAGAACAAGCTGGTATTAAAGATGTTAAAGAAGCATTAATTTCTATTGACAAATTAGATAAGATTGGTGTCAAAGGTGTGAGTGATGAACTTATTGGGCGTGGTTACACCAAAAAACAAGTTGAAGGGTTGTTTATATTTTTGAAACCTGGTTTGACTCTTGATGAGATTGCACCACTTATAACAAGTGCTGAAGGTAAGCAAGGTCTTGCTGAGCTTCAGGAAGTATTTGGCTATCTTGATGATTTGAAGATCGATTGCTATCAACTTGATATCTCGCTTGCGCGCGGGCAAGCATATTACACAGGCACTCTTTTTGAGCCGTATCTTGTTGATCCAAAAGAAGGCGAACCAAAATGTTCTCTTGCTGGCGGCGGTCGCTATGATAATATGATTGGTAAGTTTGCCGGCGGCGGTCGTATCATTCCTGCAGTGGGTATCTCATTTGGTATTGAGCCGATTATGGATGTGCTGCGTAGTCGGGGGAAAGTAGGTAATATTACTTTGACAAAAGTGTATGTGGTACCGATTAATACTGCCCAAGCATCATTTGGTATTGTACAGGAGTTGCGTAATGCAGGTGTTGCTGCTGATATTGCTCTGGGTAAGAAAGGTGTAAGTAAGCACTTTGAGTACGCCAATGCGTTGGGAATTCCCTATGTGGTAATTGTTGGTGAAGATGAGCTGAAGCAGAAGAAAGTAATGTTGCGTAACATGACAGACGGAACCGAGCAGCTGTTGGCTCTTAAGGACGTTGTTAAGAAGTTGAAATAA
- a CDS encoding HAD hydrolase-like protein has product MIKCVIFDFNRTLYCPEKGVIIDGALDLLSDTTRLGIKLALVSAGNTNFENFKNKSFFSFFSIVKFVKQKDTLVFEETLRDLGFSSSEVVVVGDRIQSEIAAANALGIKTIWYQQGKYSREFPRSESEKPTWVVEKLYLVFEILKKINQPEITNSG; this is encoded by the coding sequence ATGATAAAATGTGTCATTTTTGATTTTAATCGGACGTTGTACTGTCCTGAAAAAGGGGTGATTATAGATGGAGCTTTAGATTTGCTTTCAGATACAACTCGATTAGGAATTAAACTTGCTTTGGTTAGTGCTGGAAATACTAATTTTGAAAATTTTAAAAATAAATCTTTTTTTTCTTTTTTTAGTATTGTTAAATTTGTCAAGCAAAAAGATACTTTGGTATTTGAAGAAACATTGCGAGATTTGGGTTTTTCATCTAGTGAAGTGGTAGTGGTGGGGGATAGAATTCAATCTGAAATCGCAGCTGCGAACGCTTTAGGGATAAAGACTATTTGGTATCAACAAGGAAAATATAGTCGGGAGTTTCCTCGCAGCGAAAGTGAAAAACCTACTTGGGTTGTTGAAAAATTGTATTTAGTGTTTGAAATATTAAAAAAAATTAATCAACCAGAAATAACTAATTCTGGTTAA
- a CDS encoding U32 family peptidase, translating into MHTSPIQTSQTNPIPKLLSPVGGWDTLIAAVQNGADAVYLGTKLFNARRLAGNFGKEELIKAIQYAHIHHVEVYITLNTLIKNNEITPFLNQLSTIYQAGADAVILQDLTFAPIIKKHFPQLKVHASTQATIMNTPSVQFWEPYTDVVVLARELTKEQIKNIHDHTTVPLETFVHGHLCSSYSGQCLISSLIGKRSGNRGLCASACRKPYNGNNYLISAKDLCLIKSVKDLANSGIHTLKIEGRMKPAEYVATTTRYYRKQLDALKKKTLEPITEKTITDLKLTFNREFTTGYFNNEKSIIDPLIPTKRGIYIGTIINNNLRLLEDIKVHDGIAFVKDGENSGDFVREIYRGSTQIANAQKGDVIRLNLLGFINGAKVFLTFKHEGEDLRGPVHKIPFSISMKIKQDQEPEITIKIQNKIIHPQQTIKATKALKHPLTKEELETEMRKYESSIFELEHIDVTTDTSFIPKSILTNLRKQLDEHMLTQLAPPQRPLIKVEPLVFPKNASTTKVLHVRVYNCSDVEQALRAGAEYIYYDVYAPDAAKASALCKGKAQFYLVTPMVATNEDVEEIQKRLATLKYDGLLVNNYAFLNSAFKGKKILGYQMNIFNDNQLSFYNIPAIASIELNKDELAAFSQKDKLLYFTHGFPVVMTFREEMSERKLTDHKNYSFALRHTGSHATEMLYSKEIGILQYTPEILNAGITQLFLDLNHDVFEITSIYKQFLDGKRPKTDKFKGPTTVGNLLKGVM; encoded by the coding sequence ATGCATACCTCTCCAATTCAGACCTCACAAACCAACCCTATCCCAAAACTTCTCTCACCCGTAGGCGGCTGGGACACATTAATCGCTGCTGTACAAAATGGTGCTGACGCTGTCTATCTAGGAACTAAACTCTTCAACGCGCGACGTCTCGCAGGAAATTTTGGTAAAGAAGAACTCATCAAAGCAATTCAATACGCCCACATTCATCATGTCGAAGTCTATATCACACTTAATACCCTCATCAAAAATAATGAGATAACTCCCTTTCTCAATCAACTAAGCACGATCTACCAAGCTGGCGCAGATGCCGTTATTTTGCAAGATCTTACATTTGCCCCCATCATCAAAAAACACTTTCCACAACTCAAAGTTCATGCCTCAACACAAGCCACGATCATGAACACACCTTCCGTCCAATTCTGGGAACCATATACAGATGTGGTCGTATTAGCGCGAGAACTCACCAAAGAACAAATCAAAAACATCCATGACCACACCACAGTTCCACTTGAAACATTTGTGCATGGACATCTTTGTAGCTCTTATTCCGGTCAATGCCTCATCTCATCTTTAATCGGCAAACGCTCTGGTAACCGAGGACTCTGCGCCAGTGCCTGTCGCAAACCCTACAACGGGAATAATTATCTTATCTCAGCAAAAGATCTCTGTCTCATCAAATCTGTCAAAGATCTTGCTAATAGTGGTATCCACACCCTCAAGATTGAAGGACGCATGAAACCGGCAGAATACGTTGCTACAACCACACGATATTATCGCAAGCAACTCGATGCCCTCAAAAAGAAAACACTTGAACCCATCACAGAGAAAACCATCACCGATCTTAAATTAACATTTAACCGTGAATTTACCACAGGATACTTCAATAACGAAAAAAGCATCATTGATCCCCTTATTCCTACAAAAAGAGGGATTTATATCGGAACCATCATCAATAACAATCTACGATTACTAGAAGATATAAAAGTTCATGATGGCATCGCGTTCGTCAAAGATGGGGAAAACAGTGGTGATTTTGTCAGAGAGATATATCGGGGATCAACACAAATAGCTAACGCGCAAAAGGGAGATGTTATTCGTCTTAATTTACTTGGTTTTATCAACGGCGCGAAAGTATTCCTCACATTCAAACACGAAGGCGAAGATCTGCGTGGACCAGTTCATAAAATTCCGTTCTCTATTTCAATGAAAATCAAACAAGACCAAGAACCAGAAATAACTATTAAAATTCAAAATAAAATAATTCACCCTCAACAAACGATCAAAGCGACTAAAGCACTTAAACATCCCCTTACCAAAGAAGAATTAGAAACAGAGATGCGCAAATACGAAAGCAGTATTTTTGAATTAGAACACATCGATGTCACAACTGATACCTCATTTATCCCTAAAAGTATTCTGACCAACTTGCGCAAGCAACTTGATGAACATATGCTTACTCAACTCGCGCCACCCCAACGCCCCCTTATCAAAGTTGAACCACTCGTATTCCCAAAAAACGCATCAACAACCAAAGTACTCCATGTGCGAGTCTATAATTGTAGCGACGTCGAACAAGCTCTGCGAGCCGGAGCAGAATATATTTATTACGACGTGTATGCCCCAGATGCAGCTAAAGCATCAGCACTCTGCAAAGGAAAAGCACAATTCTATCTTGTCACACCAATGGTCGCAACCAATGAAGATGTAGAAGAGATCCAGAAACGTCTCGCGACACTCAAGTACGACGGCCTTTTGGTCAATAACTATGCCTTCCTCAATTCTGCCTTCAAAGGCAAAAAAATCTTAGGATACCAAATGAACATCTTTAATGATAATCAACTTTCATTCTATAACATACCTGCCATTGCCTCCATCGAATTAAATAAAGATGAACTCGCCGCTTTCTCACAAAAAGATAAACTCCTCTACTTCACCCACGGCTTTCCTGTTGTCATGACCTTTCGTGAAGAAATGTCAGAACGTAAACTCACCGATCACAAAAATTATTCATTTGCCTTACGCCACACTGGCTCTCATGCCACCGAAATGTTATATTCTAAAGAAATTGGCATCTTGCAATACACCCCAGAGATTCTCAACGCAGGCATCACCCAACTCTTCCTCGATCTCAACCATGACGTCTTCGAAATTACCTCCATCTACAAACAATTTTTAGACGGCAAGAGACCCAAGACAGACAAATTTAAAGGCCCGACAACTGTGGGAAATTTATTGAAAGGAGTAATGTAG
- a CDS encoding nucleotidyltransferase family protein gives MVDTAIILAGGLGTRLRPLTDATPKPLLPIYGKAIVEHIVNNLKKHSVNNIILSIGYKAEQIQEHFKDGKHLGVNISYCIEEEPLGTGGAIQKAAEHITKPFIVLNGDNLGDFNYKEMINLHNKNNAKITIALYPVEDVTQYGIAKLEGERLVQFIEKPKREEAPTNLNNAGAYIIEPSVLSILPKGKSSIERDCFEKVAPSGEVYAFHHQGQWYPTDTLEKYTNAANNFVPN, from the coding sequence GTGGTTGATACAGCTATTATTCTCGCAGGTGGTTTAGGAACTCGTCTACGCCCATTAACCGACGCAACACCAAAACCGCTTCTTCCCATTTATGGCAAAGCCATTGTTGAACATATTGTCAATAATCTCAAAAAACACAGCGTCAACAATATCATTCTCTCCATTGGATATAAAGCGGAGCAAATTCAAGAGCATTTCAAAGATGGAAAACACCTTGGAGTTAACATTTCATATTGCATTGAAGAAGAACCATTGGGAACAGGCGGTGCGATTCAAAAAGCAGCAGAACACATCACCAAACCATTCATTGTTCTTAATGGAGATAATCTCGGTGATTTCAACTACAAAGAAATGATCAACCTACATAACAAAAACAACGCAAAAATTACCATCGCACTTTATCCAGTAGAAGACGTAACTCAATATGGTATTGCTAAATTAGAAGGCGAACGTCTTGTCCAATTCATCGAAAAACCAAAACGCGAAGAAGCACCAACAAATCTCAACAACGCCGGCGCATATATCATCGAACCATCAGTTCTTTCTATTTTACCAAAAGGAAAATCCTCTATCGAACGAGATTGCTTTGAAAAAGTTGCGCCCAGTGGAGAAGTTTATGCATTCCATCACCAAGGGCAATGGTATCCCACCGACACTTTAGAGAAATATACGAATGCAGCAAATAATTTCGTACCTAATTAG